The following coding sequences lie in one Caldisericia bacterium genomic window:
- a CDS encoding MFS transporter → MFNVILTGLTSFLTDISTEMFYPLISLYIVALGGGPEIIGLIEGIAESLASLLKVFSGNISDMIKKRKILAIFGYSFSVIGKIFMYFASGWGGVFTGRVIDRIGKGIRTAPRDALIAESVNEKRGRAFGIHRTMDTLGAFLGVLISLYLINRFELLSIETNKNTISNYLPIFKYIILISIIPGVLGVLFLFFVKETATGLPLGKKIILNLKIIPKKLRGFLLVTLIFTFGNSSNQFLLLKAKNIGFSIISVLTLYLVYNLTYALFSYPLGRLSDRIGRKWIIVLGYLIYGIVYISYAFAKTSLSLYTLFAIYGLYMAFTEGVEKALISDLSPPEFKGSLIGLHATLVGIGLFPASLIGGLLWQYISPQATFIFGGIMGIFASVGMILVI, encoded by the coding sequence ATGTTTAATGTTATATTAACTGGATTAACCTCTTTTTTAACAGATATAAGTACTGAAATGTTTTATCCACTAATTTCACTTTATATTGTTGCTCTTGGTGGAGGACCAGAAATTATAGGATTGATTGAAGGAATTGCAGAAAGTTTAGCAAGTTTACTTAAAGTTTTCTCTGGAAATATATCAGACATGATTAAAAAAAGAAAAATACTTGCAATTTTTGGTTATTCATTTTCGGTTATAGGAAAAATTTTTATGTATTTTGCTAGTGGATGGGGAGGGGTTTTTACTGGAAGAGTTATTGATAGAATAGGAAAAGGAATAAGAACTGCCCCAAGAGATGCTCTTATTGCTGAATCAGTAAATGAAAAAAGAGGTAGAGCATTTGGAATTCACAGAACAATGGACACACTTGGTGCTTTTCTCGGTGTTCTTATTTCATTATATCTGATAAATAGATTTGAATTATTATCAATTGAGACGAATAAAAATACAATATCAAATTATTTACCTATATTTAAATATATTATTTTAATAAGTATAATACCTGGGGTTTTAGGTGTATTGTTTTTATTTTTTGTTAAAGAAACTGCAACCGGTTTGCCTTTAGGTAAGAAAATTATATTAAATTTAAAAATTATTCCAAAGAAATTAAGGGGTTTTCTTCTAGTTACTCTTATTTTTACATTTGGAAATTCATCAAATCAATTTTTACTATTAAAAGCTAAAAATATAGGTTTCTCTATTATATCAGTTTTAACACTTTATCTTGTATATAATTTAACATATGCACTATTTTCATATCCACTTGGAAGATTATCTGATAGAATTGGTAGAAAATGGATAATAGTTTTAGGATATTTAATCTATGGGATTGTTTATATTTCCTATGCTTTTGCAAAAACTTCATTATCTCTTTATACTCTTTTTGCAATTTATGGACTATATATGGCATTTACAGAAGGTGTTGAAAAAGCTCTTATTTCAGATTTGTCACCACCAGAATTCAAAGGAAGTTTAATTGGATTGCATGCGACTCTTGTTGGAATTGGTTTATTTCCCGCTTCTTTAATAGGAGGATTACTTTGGCAATACATATCACCCCAAGCAACTTTTATATTTGGTGGAATTATGGGAATTTTTGCTTCAGTTGGAATGATATTGGTTATATAA
- the thrC gene encoding threonine synthase, which translates to MRKIKFLKCILCGNEYKETEVKYTCPKCGKDGILFVELDYENIDFKKEKLKDRPNNILRYHELLPINNIENTPPLNVGMTPLYKSKRLNEFLGLTNLYIKDDGRNPTASFKDRASFIVVIKAIELGYDSITTASTGNAASSVAGIAASVGIKTYIFVPETAPRAKIAQLLAFGAKVFAVKGSYDDCFDLCIKASEEFGWYNRNTAYNPYTIEGKKSVSFELWEQLGFEVPDKIFVSVGDGVIYSGVYKGFYDLYKFKLIDKIPQVIGVQAEGASPIVKAYIENKEKVEPINNPKTVADSICVGYPRNGNMALKLAKEYNGIFISVKDEEILNAIPLLGKLTGIFGEPAGVTSLAGLIKMKNENKINEHEKIVVIISGNGLKDIESAIKSTGEPNYINLDIKEIRKIIL; encoded by the coding sequence ATGAGAAAGATAAAATTTTTAAAATGTATCCTCTGTGGAAATGAATATAAAGAAACAGAAGTCAAGTATACATGTCCAAAATGTGGAAAAGATGGTATTCTTTTTGTTGAACTTGATTATGAAAATATTGATTTTAAAAAGGAAAAACTTAAAGATAGGCCAAATAATATATTAAGATATCATGAACTATTACCAATTAATAATATTGAAAATACTCCACCTTTAAATGTTGGTATGACACCCCTTTATAAATCAAAAAGATTAAATGAATTTCTTGGTTTGACAAATTTATATATAAAAGATGATGGCAGAAACCCTACAGCTTCATTCAAAGATAGAGCATCTTTTATTGTTGTTATAAAAGCAATTGAACTTGGATATGATTCTATAACAACCGCTTCAACTGGAAATGCAGCTTCTTCAGTTGCTGGAATTGCAGCAAGTGTCGGCATTAAAACATATATATTTGTTCCAGAAACTGCACCAAGAGCAAAAATCGCTCAACTTCTTGCATTTGGAGCAAAAGTTTTTGCAGTTAAAGGTAGTTATGATGACTGTTTTGATTTATGTATAAAAGCCAGTGAAGAGTTTGGTTGGTACAATAGAAATACTGCTTATAATCCTTATACAATTGAAGGAAAGAAGAGTGTTTCTTTTGAATTATGGGAACAATTAGGTTTTGAAGTTCCAGATAAAATTTTTGTATCGGTTGGCGATGGTGTTATATATAGTGGTGTCTATAAAGGTTTTTATGATTTATATAAATTTAAATTGATAGATAAAATACCTCAAGTAATAGGTGTTCAAGCTGAAGGAGCATCTCCTATAGTTAAAGCATATATTGAAAATAAAGAGAAAGTAGAACCTATAAATAACCCAAAAACAGTTGCTGATTCAATATGTGTTGGTTATCCAAGAAATGGAAACATGGCTCTAAAATTAGCAAAAGAATATAATGGGATTTTTATTTCTGTTAAAGATGAAGAAATTTTGAATGCAATACCTCTTTTAGGAAAATTAACAGGAATATTTGGAGAGCCAGCTGGAGTCACTTCACTTGCAGGATTAATTAAGATGAAAAATGAAAACAAAATAAATGAACATGAAAAAATTGTTGTAATTATTTCAGGTAATGGATTAAAAGATATTGAGTCAGCAATAAAAAGTACAGGTGAACCTAATTATATCAATCTTGATATAAAAGAAATAAGAAAAATTATTTTATAA
- a CDS encoding ABC transporter ATP-binding protein, whose product MKEIFVELKKIRKVFGEVVALDNVNFSVYKGEIHGLLGENGAGKSTLMNILYGLYTPDEGEIYIEGKRVKISSPFDSIKLGIGMVHQVSTLVPQFTSLENIILGTEYDKYKLDYEKEKEKIIKISKELGFEFPLDVKVRDLSAGIKQKIEIVRALFRGAKLLILDEPTTSLVESEFQQLLKTLKTLVEKGVTIIFITHKMREVLLACDRVTILRKGKVQGTLNRNEMTTEAIVKLMFQEKDLKVTESALPKVELPPQKRSEQPVLIVKNLFVEPSEKSVGLKNISFELFRGEILGVASVSGNGEKELAQVIVNPKLMKSGDIILDGESIKNLTTIDVFSKGLFYTPEDRIKEGILPDGTIVENILLGHHFEERFLEKNFLIKWDEVRKVTKDIITKFNVYTPTEELQIRRLSGGNIQKVIIGRSFVNPIKVLVTHNPTSGLDFSTVEFIFRKLIETRENGSGVLWIGEDLDELLILCDRILVLHKGEIKGIFERKDFDKFKMGLLMIGGEV is encoded by the coding sequence ATGAAGGAAATTTTTGTTGAATTAAAAAAAATTAGAAAAGTATTTGGTGAAGTTGTTGCTTTAGATAATGTTAATTTTTCTGTTTATAAAGGTGAAATTCATGGTTTGTTAGGTGAAAATGGTGCTGGTAAATCAACTTTAATGAATATTCTATATGGTTTATATACTCCAGATGAAGGAGAAATTTATATTGAAGGTAAAAGAGTTAAAATTTCTTCCCCTTTTGATTCAATAAAACTTGGCATTGGTATGGTTCATCAAGTTTCCACACTTGTGCCTCAATTCACATCCCTTGAAAATATTATACTTGGAACTGAATATGATAAATATAAACTTGATTATGAAAAGGAAAAAGAAAAAATAATTAAAATTTCAAAAGAACTCGGATTTGAATTTCCACTCGATGTAAAAGTAAGAGATCTTTCAGCAGGTATTAAACAAAAAATAGAAATAGTTAGAGCACTTTTTAGAGGAGCAAAACTTTTAATTTTAGATGAACCAACAACTTCTCTTGTTGAAAGTGAATTCCAACAACTTTTAAAAACTTTAAAAACTCTTGTTGAAAAAGGTGTAACAATAATTTTCATAACACACAAAATGAGAGAAGTTTTGCTTGCATGTGATAGGGTAACAATTTTAAGAAAAGGTAAAGTACAAGGGACATTAAATAGAAATGAGATGACCACTGAAGCTATAGTAAAATTGATGTTTCAGGAAAAAGACCTTAAAGTAACTGAAAGTGCACTTCCAAAGGTTGAATTACCTCCACAAAAAAGAAGTGAACAACCAGTTTTAATTGTAAAAAATCTTTTTGTTGAACCTTCTGAAAAGTCAGTTGGTCTAAAGAATATTTCTTTCGAACTATTTAGGGGAGAAATTTTGGGTGTTGCTTCAGTTTCTGGCAATGGAGAAAAAGAACTTGCTCAGGTTATTGTTAATCCTAAACTTATGAAAAGTGGAGATATTATTCTTGATGGTGAGTCAATCAAAAATTTAACAACTATTGATGTTTTTTCTAAAGGTCTATTTTATACTCCTGAAGATAGAATAAAAGAAGGTATATTACCAGATGGAACAATAGTTGAAAATATTTTGTTAGGACATCATTTTGAAGAAAGATTTCTTGAAAAAAATTTTTTAATTAAATGGGATGAAGTAAGAAAAGTTACAAAAGATATAATTACAAAATTTAATGTTTACACTCCAACAGAAGAATTACAAATTAGAAGATTATCAGGTGGTAATATACAAAAAGTAATTATAGGAAGATCATTTGTTAATCCAATTAAAGTTCTTGTAACACATAATCCAACATCTGGTCTCGATTTTTCAACTGTTGAATTTATTTTTAGAAAACTTATAGAAACAAGAGAAAATGGAAGTGGAGTCCTTTGGATTGGAGAAGATTTAGATGAACTCCTTATTCTTTGTGATAGAATACTTGTTTTGCATAAAGGTGAAATTAAAGGAATTTTTGAAAGAAAAGATTTTGATAAATTCAAAATGGGACTCCTTATGATAGGAGGAGAAGTATGA
- a CDS encoding M20/M25/M40 family metallo-hydrolase — protein sequence MNDAIKNFIELCKIPSPSGKEEKVREKIIELYKDLGGWKIDDIGNMYLKVGKGNKALLLNAHIDTVPVDSDNINVILENGIIKTDGKTILGADDKSGVIAILEGVKRKKDNIKGIIDVVLTVEEETGLKGAKGINLSYIEAKEGYVFDMHNPPGEIVSESPYHNTFKFFIYGKAAHAGAEPEKGINAILLASKAINRIKLGKIDNETTANIGIIKGGNATNVIPDYVEVHGEARSRDEEKLLNLTDEIINIFIEEIEKGGGKLDYYLNREYNGYKFSENDKLIVLIKKVFESLNIKPIVRPTMGGSDSNIFHEKGIETVVLSCGMMNVHTKEEYIKIEDLQKSIDVVEKIIDFYFEE from the coding sequence ATGAATGATGCAATAAAAAATTTTATTGAACTTTGTAAAATTCCTTCACCTTCTGGTAAAGAGGAAAAAGTAAGAGAAAAAATTATTGAACTTTATAAAGATCTAGGAGGTTGGAAAATAGATGATATAGGTAATATGTATTTAAAAGTTGGAAAAGGTAATAAAGCACTTCTATTAAATGCTCATATTGATACTGTACCAGTTGATAGTGATAATATTAATGTTATTTTGGAAAATGGGATAATTAAAACAGATGGAAAAACAATTTTAGGTGCTGATGATAAATCTGGTGTAATAGCAATTCTTGAAGGAGTTAAAAGAAAAAAAGATAATATTAAAGGAATTATTGATGTTGTCTTAACTGTTGAAGAAGAAACAGGTCTTAAAGGAGCCAAAGGTATAAATTTATCTTATATTGAAGCAAAAGAAGGTTATGTTTTTGATATGCATAATCCACCAGGAGAAATTGTTAGTGAATCACCATATCATAATACTTTTAAATTTTTTATTTATGGAAAAGCAGCACATGCTGGTGCAGAACCAGAAAAAGGAATAAATGCAATATTACTTGCATCTAAGGCTATAAATAGAATTAAGTTAGGAAAAATAGATAATGAAACAACTGCTAATATAGGAATAATAAAGGGTGGCAATGCAACAAATGTGATTCCAGATTATGTTGAAGTTCACGGTGAAGCAAGAAGTAGAGATGAAGAAAAATTGTTAAATTTAACAGATGAAATAATAAATATTTTTATTGAAGAGATCGAAAAAGGAGGAGGGAAATTAGATTATTATCTTAATAGAGAATATAATGGATATAAGTTTTCAGAAAACGATAAATTAATTGTCTTAATAAAAAAAGTTTTTGAGTCACTTAACATAAAACCAATAGTTAGACCAACTATGGGTGGTTCTGATTCAAATATATTTCATGAAAAAGGAATAGAAACAGTTGTTCTTTCATGTGGAATGATGAATGTTCACACAAAAGAAGAATATATAAAAATAGAAGATCTTCAAAAAAGCATTGATGTAGTAGAAAAGATTATAGATTTTTATTTTGAAGAATAA
- a CDS encoding ABC transporter permease encodes MRDKKKFIRTFIIYLLSIFLAFVVISLIALLFRYNVLRVLRTLLTTSFRSWFGFQETIKKTIPLIFTTYAFTIPFMIKFFNIGAFGQMLFGGTIASVIGLTLSNQFGLNLPSFIMIPILVLSGILAGGFFALIAGYLTAKFDINPIISTIMLNFVAMQFLNFIATNPLYRDPYEGHPITLPLPKSGTLGFFYGIPYSIIFAFIIIIFVYILILKTRLGFEIKAIGYNLDSAQTFGINFHKTILITFFISGALAGLGGTLEIINIHKKLIEGFAQTSGAQYGIFGILTSLIVSGNPLGVPIAAFLMSVLLVGADALQRTMQIPVEMVFVAQALIVLFIVIFREAFERRKK; translated from the coding sequence ATGAGGGATAAAAAGAAATTTATAAGAACTTTTATAATATATTTACTTTCAATTTTTTTAGCATTTGTAGTTATTTCATTAATTGCTTTACTTTTTAGATATAATGTTTTAAGAGTTTTGAGAACTCTTTTAACAACATCATTTAGATCTTGGTTTGGCTTTCAAGAAACAATTAAAAAAACAATACCTTTAATTTTTACTACATATGCATTTACGATCCCTTTTATGATAAAGTTTTTCAATATTGGTGCATTTGGTCAAATGCTTTTTGGTGGAACTATTGCCTCGGTTATTGGTTTAACTTTATCAAATCAATTTGGATTAAATTTGCCTTCTTTTATTATGATTCCAATTTTAGTTTTGTCAGGCATTCTAGCAGGTGGTTTTTTTGCTTTAATTGCAGGATATCTTACAGCGAAATTTGATATAAATCCAATAATTTCAACTATAATGTTAAATTTTGTAGCTATGCAATTTTTAAATTTTATTGCAACTAATCCTCTTTATAGAGATCCTTATGAAGGTCATCCTATAACTCTTCCTCTTCCGAAATCTGGAACACTTGGATTTTTTTATGGAATTCCATACTCAATAATTTTTGCATTTATTATAATAATTTTTGTGTATATTTTAATTTTAAAAACTAGACTTGGTTTTGAAATAAAAGCAATTGGATATAATTTAGATTCAGCACAAACCTTTGGTATAAATTTTCACAAAACTATTTTAATAACATTCTTTATTTCAGGAGCTCTTGCTGGTCTTGGCGGAACTCTTGAAATTATTAATATACATAAAAAATTAATTGAGGGTTTTGCTCAAACAAGTGGTGCACAATATGGAATCTTTGGAATTTTAACAAGTCTAATTGTTTCAGGAAATCCTCTTGGTGTTCCAATTGCTGCTTTTTTAATGTCAGTTTTACTTGTTGGTGCTGATGCACTTCAAAGAACAATGCAGATTCCAGTTGAAATGGTTTTTGTTGCTCAAGCATTAATTGTTCTTTTTATTGTAATTTTCAGAGAGGCTTTTGAAAGGAGGAAAAAATAA
- a CDS encoding ABC transporter permease, with protein sequence MLNAINSFISQTITYAVVYTLTSLGIVIAGRAGIFNVSGEGIMLASASLGFIVSYLSQNAIFGFIVGAILGGLFGLILSTIHEKFKVNQFVLGISLVILGTGLSDLFYKLIIGVRLTAPRAPKTPGINIPILNKIPIVSAFLNQDVVVYFLYFIIIIFWWFYYKTKIGLETRAIGENPKAADVVGVNVTRRRILSTIIGSILIGISGAYLPIVITGTYTPDISAGRGFMAVGIAIFASWKPQRAILGGFLFAAIEVIAFRLQVISQRIPYQFFLMLPFISVLLVMMIFKKQIEFPASVGKPYSRE encoded by the coding sequence ATGTTAAATGCAATAAATTCATTTATTTCTCAAACAATCACTTATGCAGTTGTTTATACTTTAACAAGTCTTGGAATAGTAATTGCAGGAAGAGCTGGAATTTTTAATGTTTCTGGTGAAGGCATAATGCTTGCATCTGCTTCATTAGGTTTTATTGTAAGTTACTTATCGCAAAATGCTATTTTTGGATTTATAGTTGGTGCTATATTAGGAGGTTTGTTTGGTCTAATTTTATCTACAATTCATGAAAAATTTAAAGTTAACCAATTTGTTCTTGGTATATCACTTGTTATTTTAGGAACAGGACTTTCTGATCTTTTCTATAAATTAATAATTGGAGTTAGACTTACTGCACCAAGAGCACCTAAAACTCCCGGGATTAATATCCCAATTTTAAATAAAATACCAATTGTTTCAGCATTCTTAAATCAAGATGTAGTTGTTTATTTTCTATATTTTATTATTATTATTTTTTGGTGGTTTTATTACAAAACAAAAATAGGTCTTGAAACAAGAGCAATTGGTGAAAATCCAAAAGCAGCTGATGTTGTTGGAGTAAATGTTACAAGAAGAAGAATTTTATCAACAATTATTGGTTCAATTTTAATTGGAATCTCAGGTGCATATTTACCAATTGTTATTACAGGAACTTATACTCCTGATATTTCAGCAGGTAGAGGTTTTATGGCTGTTGGAATTGCAATATTTGCTAGTTGGAAGCCTCAAAGAGCAATTCTCGGAGGATTTTTATTTGCAGCAATAGAGGTTATTGCATTTAGATTACAAGTTATTTCTCAAAGAATTCCATATCAATTCTTCTTAATGCTCCCATTTATTTCTGTTTTACTTGTTATGATGATATTCAAAAAACAAATTGAATTTCCAGCATCAGTTGGTAAGCCATATAGTAGAGAATAA
- the xerD gene encoding site-specific tyrosine recombinase XerD produces MKTINIFETFFSYLEFEKEFSKNTIESYKNDLNDFKEFLDLINKTPQDIDKKDSFNYLIFLSKKKLKPSSLRRKISALRSFYRFLIKEELIEKDPTVDLTFPKNEKRLPQILTVEEIDKLIDVIDNKTLKGKRDRAIVELLYSSGLRVSEIINLKIKDLDFDSNYLKCFGKGSKERIVPFGDIAKAYITDYLKERERLNINSEFLFVNKKGEKLLRQYINNFLRIYSKKAKLKKKVHPHMLRHSFATHLLERGADLRSVQELLGHVDISTTQIYTHLTKEYLREIYLNTHPLWRKNDKKSDTGDS; encoded by the coding sequence ATGAAAACTATAAATATATTTGAAACATTCTTCTCCTATCTTGAGTTTGAAAAAGAATTTTCTAAAAACACAATTGAATCTTATAAAAATGATCTAAATGATTTTAAAGAATTTCTTGATTTAATCAACAAAACACCTCAAGATATAGATAAAAAAGATTCTTTTAATTATTTAATCTTTTTATCTAAAAAGAAATTAAAGCCTTCATCCTTGAGAAGAAAAATATCTGCGTTAAGATCTTTTTATAGGTTTTTAATTAAAGAAGAGTTAATAGAAAAGGATCCCACGGTTGATTTAACATTTCCAAAAAACGAGAAAAGACTCCCACAAATTTTAACAGTTGAAGAAATTGATAAATTAATTGATGTGATAGATAACAAAACATTGAAAGGCAAAAGAGATAGAGCAATAGTTGAGCTATTATATAGTTCTGGCTTAAGAGTATCAGAGATAATCAATTTGAAAATTAAAGATTTAGATTTTGATAGTAATTATCTAAAGTGTTTTGGAAAAGGCAGTAAAGAAAGAATAGTACCTTTTGGAGATATTGCAAAAGCATATATAACAGATTATCTTAAAGAAAGAGAAAGATTAAATATTAATAGTGAATTTTTGTTCGTAAATAAAAAAGGTGAAAAATTGTTAAGACAATATATAAACAATTTTTTGAGAATATACTCAAAAAAGGCAAAACTTAAGAAAAAAGTTCATCCTCATATGTTGAGACACTCATTTGCAACTCATCTTCTTGAAAGAGGAGCTGATTTAAGAAGTGTTCAAGAACTTTTAGGACATGTTGATATCTCAACTACTCAAATTTATACACATTTAACAAAAGAATATTTAAGAGAAATATATTTAAATACACATCCTTTATGGAGGAAAAATGACAAAAAGAGTGATACTGGTGATTCTTGA
- a CDS encoding NUDIX hydrolase: protein MEKKLSENLVFDGKLIKVIERKVIVNENKETYREIVIHPGAVGIIPITNDKNLILVKQYRSPFEKELLEIPAGKLKKGEDPLVCAQRELMEETGFTGEFKKIGTFSTSPGFTNEIIHIFLCKNAYFISDEFKHEGEIEKVVKLTIEEAYNLLLKGDIEDLKTAFSISYIYENYKYI, encoded by the coding sequence ATGGAAAAGAAGTTAAGCGAAAATCTAGTTTTTGATGGAAAACTAATAAAAGTTATTGAGAGAAAAGTTATCGTTAATGAAAATAAAGAAACTTATAGAGAAATAGTTATTCACCCTGGTGCAGTTGGAATTATTCCAATAACCAATGATAAAAACCTAATATTAGTTAAGCAGTATAGGTCACCTTTTGAAAAGGAACTTCTTGAAATTCCTGCAGGTAAATTAAAAAAAGGTGAAGACCCCCTAGTTTGTGCTCAAAGAGAACTTATGGAAGAAACAGGTTTTACTGGAGAGTTTAAAAAGATTGGAACTTTTTCCACCTCACCAGGCTTTACAAATGAAATAATTCATATTTTTTTATGCAAAAATGCATATTTTATATCTGATGAATTTAAACATGAAGGAGAAATTGAAAAGGTTGTTAAACTAACAATTGAAGAAGCATATAATCTTCTTTTAAAAGGAGATATAGAAGATCTTAAAACAGCTTTTTCAATATCATACATATATGAAAACTATAAATATATTTGA
- a CDS encoding TGS domain-containing protein: protein MPANLPPQFYDLEKEYREKKTIQEKIEVLKKMYAIMPKHKGTDKLQAEIKAKISKLKEELEFQKKNKGKRSSFYIEREGAGQVTLVGPPNSGKSTLFYLLSSVPSEIGDYPFTTKTPVVGMVPYEDIKIQFIDLPPVNEDCDYIIFDIIRNSDLILIVLSFEMNINYELDKILKILEDKGIKLLGEGLSEDYLFGPLNKRGLIFINKCDLISKEEIDNKIKNINTLIPIVYGSSESIINIEELIKKIFEGLNIIRVYTKEPGKPPDMTDPLILKKGATVLDAAYKLHKEIAKNLKYARLWGSSRFEGQQVNRDYILQDKDIVEFHTK, encoded by the coding sequence ATGCCTGCAAATTTACCGCCTCAATTCTATGACTTAGAAAAAGAATATAGAGAAAAGAAAACAATTCAAGAAAAAATTGAAGTTCTTAAAAAAATGTATGCAATTATGCCCAAACACAAGGGGACAGATAAATTGCAAGCAGAAATTAAAGCTAAAATTTCTAAATTAAAAGAAGAATTAGAATTTCAAAAGAAAAATAAAGGTAAAAGAAGCTCTTTTTATATAGAAAGAGAAGGTGCAGGTCAAGTAACTCTTGTTGGACCACCTAATTCAGGAAAATCAACACTTTTTTATCTCCTTTCATCTGTACCATCAGAAATTGGAGATTATCCATTTACAACTAAAACTCCTGTTGTTGGAATGGTGCCTTATGAAGATATTAAAATTCAATTTATAGATCTTCCTCCTGTTAATGAAGATTGTGATTATATTATTTTTGATATTATAAGAAATTCTGACTTAATTTTAATAGTTCTATCGTTTGAAATGAATATAAATTATGAGTTAGATAAAATATTAAAAATTCTTGAGGATAAGGGTATAAAGCTTCTAGGAGAAGGTTTAAGTGAAGATTATCTTTTTGGACCATTAAATAAAAGAGGTTTAATTTTTATAAATAAATGTGATTTAATATCAAAAGAGGAAATAGATAACAAAATAAAAAATATTAATACTCTTATTCCAATTGTATATGGTTCATCAGAATCAATAATAAATATTGAAGAACTTATTAAAAAAATTTTTGAGGGATTAAATATAATAAGAGTTTACACTAAAGAGCCAGGTAAGCCTCCTGATATGACAGATCCATTAATTTTAAAAAAAGGAGCAACAGTTTTAGATGCTGCATATAAATTGCATAAAGAAATTGCTAAAAATTTAAAATATGCAAGATTGTGGGGTTCAAGTAGATTTGAAGGACAACAAGTTAATAGAGATTATATTTTACAAGATAAAGATATAGTTGAATTTCACACAAAGTGA
- a CDS encoding phosphopentomutase — MTKRVILVILDGVGIGGAKDAKKYGDENSNTLLNVIEKTGIKLPNLTNLGILNLLYNMNIETLGSYGILEEESPGKDTTTGHWELMGVKLEKPFPVYPDGFPEEIIKEFEKRIGRKVLWNKPASGTEIIKKLGEEHIKTGYPIVYTSADSVFQIAAHVDVIPLSELYKMCEIAREILKGEHAVARVIARPFSGEIGKFYRTPDRKDYSLEPPIDTLLDILIKNGFKTLGIGKVYDIFAKRGFTEIIHIENNTENMAILLKKTIEEVNFSLIFTNLVDFDMNYGHRRDLWGFANALLEFDGFLGNYLKWLKDEDILIITADHGNDPTFLKHTDHTRENVPIIFYGKDIKKNNFIGIHKFSDLGATIGEIFGVKTHYGKSFLERIMV, encoded by the coding sequence ATGACAAAAAGAGTGATACTGGTGATTCTTGATGGAGTTGGAATTGGTGGAGCAAAAGATGCAAAAAAGTATGGAGATGAAAATAGCAATACATTACTTAATGTGATTGAAAAAACTGGAATTAAACTCCCAAATTTAACTAATTTAGGTATTTTAAATTTACTTTATAATATGAATATTGAAACATTAGGAAGTTATGGAATTTTAGAAGAAGAATCACCTGGAAAAGATACAACAACAGGACATTGGGAACTAATGGGTGTTAAACTTGAGAAGCCATTTCCTGTTTATCCAGATGGATTTCCTGAAGAAATAATTAAAGAATTTGAAAAAAGAATAGGAAGAAAGGTTTTATGGAATAAACCAGCATCTGGTACTGAAATTATAAAAAAATTAGGAGAAGAGCATATCAAAACAGGTTATCCTATTGTTTATACCTCTGCAGATTCAGTATTTCAAATTGCTGCACATGTTGATGTTATACCATTAAGTGAATTGTATAAAATGTGTGAAATTGCAAGAGAAATTTTAAAAGGAGAACATGCTGTTGCCAGAGTAATTGCAAGACCATTCTCAGGAGAAATAGGAAAATTTTATAGAACTCCTGATAGAAAAGATTATTCCCTTGAACCTCCAATTGATACACTCCTTGATATTTTAATAAAAAATGGGTTTAAAACTCTTGGTATTGGAAAAGTATATGATATTTTTGCAAAAAGAGGTTTTACAGAAATAATTCATATTGAAAATAATACAGAAAATATGGCAATTTTATTAAAAAAAACAATAGAAGAAGTTAATTTTTCTTTAATTTTTACAAATCTTGTTGATTTTGACATGAATTATGGACACAGAAGAGATTTATGGGGTTTTGCAAATGCTCTTTTAGAATTTGATGGTTTTCTTGGAAATTACTTAAAATGGCTTAAAGATGAGGATATTTTAATAATAACTGCAGATCATGGAAATGACCCAACTTTTTTAAAACATACAGATCATACGAGAGAAAATGTTCCAATAATTTTTTATGGAAAAGATATTAAAAAAAATAACTTTATAGGTATACACAAATTTTCAGATCTAGGTGCTACAATAGGTGAAATTTTCGGTGTAAAAACTCATTATGGTAAATCTTTTTTGGAAAGAATTATGGTATAA